One segment of Actinomyces sp. 432 DNA contains the following:
- the casB gene encoding type I-E CRISPR-associated protein Cse2/CasB, with protein MDQRLGGKNGLQARYLRNESQGRADVAALRKAANRAPGELPEVWSLTAVPVASSAGDAPTWEELAVHTAMTLYAVHQQSRSEGMFQPGVGLGRAARDLIGPHDQENPSARARFNALVTSTTIGELRHHLRSFVSQLRARGIPLDHAMLSDDLVGFQRPGGAKDVRLRWSRQYGGFSSTAQSVSATDAASFDSTPAPTTTEN; from the coding sequence GTGGATCAGCGCCTAGGCGGGAAGAACGGCCTACAGGCCCGCTACCTGCGCAATGAGTCCCAGGGGCGCGCCGACGTTGCCGCCCTGCGCAAGGCCGCAAACCGAGCCCCCGGGGAGCTCCCCGAGGTCTGGTCGTTGACCGCTGTGCCTGTAGCCTCCAGCGCCGGAGACGCTCCCACATGGGAGGAGCTCGCAGTGCACACCGCCATGACCCTGTATGCCGTGCATCAGCAGTCGCGGAGCGAGGGAATGTTCCAGCCCGGAGTCGGGCTTGGCCGCGCGGCGCGAGACTTAATCGGTCCGCATGACCAGGAGAATCCCTCCGCGCGGGCACGGTTCAACGCGCTAGTCACGTCAACCACCATCGGCGAACTACGCCATCACCTGCGGAGCTTCGTCTCCCAATTGCGCGCCCGAGGCATCCCCCTGGATCACGCCATGCTCTCTGACGACCTAGTCGGTTTCCAACGTCCCGGTGGCGCCAAAGACGTCCGGCTGCGGTGGTCCCGCCAATATGGCGGGTTCTCTTCCACAGCCCAGAGCGTCTCAGCAACCGACGCAGCATCCTTTGATTCCACACCCGCCCCTACTACCACGGAGAACTGA
- the cas3 gene encoding CRISPR-associated helicase Cas3', giving the protein MTLSERARSVWAKSGYDPDSHVWLPLWLHLLDSAAVAEHLARNWLAPTIQDLIEREFTDPDSDLSPVDEFCLLASWIAGVHDIGKCSPTFSDKVKHLDDRMREVGLKHETLNGNDRRKMPHGLAGHIVLQRWLRTEYAGTRGSCAALASVVGAHHGIPPTRADVGTEYALHAHLLGDGPWDGTRRELLDFVTNRTGAAPLLSAWSRRKWSQPFLVELSGLVIVSDWIASTEDYFPLLPLDDDGTTLLAPKAHAARVQRGLSLLEIPSPWHPRDTGIDADSLLTQRFELPDGARATDVQSHALDAARTMELPGILVVEDSTGGGKTESALMAAEVLAARTGRAGILFALPTQATTDAMFSRKLDWLDAVERAYADAGAPSDFAVQLIHGRARLNEEARELRRRGYQLRDRLFGALGGEQADGPRPTGIGWDEEEARSKKPLDAAGRRAADAAIMAWFSGRKKSMLSDFVVTTVDHLLFVAMRSPHLAMRHLGLSRKVVVVDEVHSYSTYMNAYLDRALTWLAAYGVPVVLLSATLSEARCAAMVDAYRRGLQLSNGQRLGKHSDPKTINTPFPCLVAAGRESTKIIPVTSAGRHSTVQIRQLGKDGLLPLLEDKLADGGCALIVRNTVGRAQETYEALREQFGEDVTLNHGRFTIGDRLTKDADLLHRFGPPRSHPERPRRAIVVATQVVEQSLDVDFDLLVTDLAPVDLVLQRMGRLHRHQRPRPPRLVTPTCYIDWLPAAGASAPSLERGAEAIYGGHDLLLSAAALRGVVDGSGVVTVPDDVHGLIEAVYGDGANVPPAWKDALAQARDAYAQELEKKRNAPKTFRLKEPERSGESASLIGWLHTTASDSEETGRAQVRDGEDSLEVSLLELHREGGQEELRTLAHAPGAPGALIPTDQVPRRDLVRAMVMSAVRLPAGITRGDKMDLAIQELKIRVVPAWQADPQLRGQLFLLLEDGRAQLAGTTLEYSSTTGLREVRDA; this is encoded by the coding sequence GTGACACTCTCCGAACGCGCCCGGTCTGTGTGGGCAAAGTCCGGGTACGACCCCGACAGCCACGTGTGGCTTCCGTTATGGCTGCACCTGCTGGACAGTGCCGCCGTGGCCGAGCACCTGGCCCGCAACTGGCTGGCGCCGACCATCCAGGATCTCATTGAGCGCGAGTTCACCGACCCCGATTCCGATCTCTCCCCCGTCGACGAGTTCTGTCTGCTGGCTTCCTGGATCGCAGGTGTCCACGACATTGGCAAGTGTTCGCCGACGTTCTCCGACAAGGTAAAGCACCTCGACGATCGGATGCGAGAGGTCGGACTAAAGCACGAAACACTCAACGGCAACGACCGCCGCAAGATGCCACATGGACTGGCCGGACACATCGTCCTCCAACGCTGGCTCCGCACGGAGTACGCCGGCACCCGAGGCAGCTGCGCAGCCCTTGCCTCCGTCGTCGGGGCCCATCACGGCATCCCGCCTACAAGAGCCGACGTCGGCACCGAATACGCGCTCCACGCCCACCTGCTCGGTGATGGGCCCTGGGATGGTACACGCCGTGAGCTGCTGGATTTCGTAACCAACAGGACCGGCGCCGCTCCCCTGCTAAGTGCATGGAGTCGCCGAAAGTGGTCCCAGCCGTTCCTCGTCGAGTTGTCCGGCCTGGTCATCGTGTCCGACTGGATCGCTTCAACGGAGGACTACTTCCCGCTGCTTCCCTTGGACGACGACGGCACCACCCTGCTCGCACCCAAGGCCCATGCTGCCCGTGTTCAGCGGGGCCTGTCGCTGCTGGAAATCCCCTCGCCGTGGCACCCACGCGACACCGGCATCGATGCCGACTCGCTGCTGACGCAGCGGTTCGAGCTGCCCGACGGCGCGCGTGCCACCGATGTTCAGTCGCATGCGCTCGATGCCGCCCGCACCATGGAGCTCCCCGGGATCCTGGTCGTCGAGGATTCCACCGGTGGGGGCAAGACCGAGTCGGCGCTCATGGCCGCCGAGGTGCTTGCCGCGCGCACCGGACGCGCCGGTATCCTCTTCGCCCTGCCGACCCAGGCCACCACCGACGCCATGTTCTCCCGCAAGTTGGACTGGCTCGATGCCGTCGAGCGGGCATACGCCGACGCCGGCGCTCCCTCGGACTTCGCCGTGCAGTTGATTCACGGTCGCGCCCGCCTGAATGAGGAGGCCCGGGAGCTGCGTCGGCGCGGATACCAGCTTCGTGACCGGCTGTTCGGCGCGCTGGGCGGCGAGCAGGCAGACGGTCCCCGGCCGACGGGCATTGGCTGGGACGAAGAGGAGGCACGCAGCAAGAAACCTCTCGATGCAGCGGGGCGGCGCGCGGCGGACGCGGCCATCATGGCGTGGTTCAGTGGGCGGAAGAAGTCAATGCTGTCGGACTTCGTCGTCACCACCGTCGACCATCTGCTATTCGTTGCAATGCGCTCGCCGCACCTGGCGATGCGTCACCTGGGCCTGTCCCGCAAGGTAGTTGTGGTGGATGAGGTGCACTCCTACTCGACATACATGAACGCCTACCTTGACCGTGCACTGACCTGGCTGGCCGCCTACGGCGTGCCGGTGGTGCTGCTATCCGCGACACTGTCGGAGGCACGCTGCGCGGCGATGGTCGATGCGTACCGCCGCGGCCTACAGCTGTCCAATGGACAGCGGCTTGGCAAACACTCCGACCCTAAGACGATCAATACGCCCTTCCCGTGCTTGGTTGCTGCCGGTCGCGAATCCACCAAGATCATCCCGGTTACCTCCGCGGGGCGTCACTCCACCGTCCAGATCCGACAGCTCGGCAAAGACGGTTTGCTACCTCTGCTGGAGGACAAGCTCGCAGACGGCGGCTGTGCCCTAATCGTCCGCAACACCGTCGGGCGGGCTCAGGAGACCTATGAGGCACTGCGAGAGCAGTTCGGCGAAGATGTCACCCTTAACCATGGCCGCTTCACCATCGGTGATCGCCTTACCAAGGACGCCGACTTACTTCATCGGTTTGGTCCGCCGCGCAGCCATCCCGAACGCCCGCGCCGGGCTATCGTCGTCGCCACGCAAGTGGTGGAGCAGTCGCTTGACGTCGATTTCGACCTGCTCGTTACCGACCTTGCTCCCGTCGACCTGGTGCTTCAGCGCATGGGACGCCTGCACCGCCATCAGCGCCCGCGTCCGCCCCGGCTCGTCACTCCCACCTGCTACATAGATTGGCTTCCTGCGGCGGGGGCCAGCGCGCCTTCACTTGAACGCGGCGCCGAGGCGATCTATGGCGGGCACGACCTGCTGCTCAGTGCCGCCGCCTTACGCGGCGTCGTCGACGGCAGCGGGGTCGTGACGGTGCCCGACGACGTCCACGGGCTAATCGAAGCCGTATATGGAGATGGCGCCAACGTGCCGCCAGCGTGGAAGGACGCGCTCGCGCAAGCGCGCGACGCCTACGCGCAAGAGCTCGAGAAGAAGCGGAACGCCCCGAAGACATTCCGCTTGAAAGAACCCGAGCGCAGTGGCGAGTCCGCTTCGCTGATCGGCTGGCTTCACACTACGGCGTCGGACAGCGAGGAGACCGGGCGTGCACAGGTCCGCGACGGTGAGGACTCACTGGAAGTCAGTTTGCTTGAGCTGCATCGGGAAGGCGGGCAGGAGGAGCTACGGACGCTGGCGCACGCGCCCGGTGCCCCGGGGGCTTTGATCCCGACGGACCAGGTCCCCAGACGTGACCTTGTACGGGCCATGGTGATGTCTGCCGTACGGCTGCCGGCCGGTATTACCAGGGGAGACAAGATGGACCTAGCGATACAAGAGCTAAAAATTCGTGTCGTACCCGCGTGGCAAGCTGATCCACAGCTCCGGGGGCAGCTCTTCCTCCTCCTTGAGGATGGCCGGGCACAGCTGGCCGGAACCACTCTCGAATACTCATCCACCACCGGGCTAAGGGAGGTCCGCGACGCATGA
- a CDS encoding transposase family protein, producing MLSYRATLDVPVTTARTVSRWITAHRRHHDARPWQRAATSWAQAVMLLRWLIEAPAVTTVARDAGVSPATAYRYLHEALDVVSSKAPDLPDVLRTLKDKGEPFVCLDGTLIRTDRVAERDPDTGYHLWYSGKHKAFGGNVQVLTDHTGYPVWTSQVEPGSTHDIEAARAHVLPALYPVAAQGMATLADKGYVGAGIGIKTPIKGSKPDTGARSYNQVQASLRAPAERANALLKGFKALKRVTLDPATITNITATALVILNLNNNLP from the coding sequence GTGCTGTCCTATCGTGCCACTCTCGACGTCCCCGTGACTACTGCCCGCACCGTGTCCCGTTGGATCACCGCCCACCGCCGCCACCACGATGCGCGTCCCTGGCAGCGGGCCGCTACCAGCTGGGCCCAGGCTGTCATGCTGCTGCGCTGGCTGATCGAGGCCCCGGCCGTGACCACCGTGGCCCGCGACGCAGGAGTCTCACCCGCTACCGCCTACCGGTACCTGCATGAGGCCCTGGACGTCGTATCGTCAAAGGCGCCGGACCTGCCCGACGTGCTACGCACCCTGAAGGACAAGGGTGAGCCGTTCGTGTGCCTGGACGGCACCCTCATCCGCACCGACCGGGTCGCCGAGCGTGACCCCGATACCGGATACCACCTGTGGTACTCGGGCAAGCACAAGGCCTTCGGTGGGAACGTGCAGGTGCTTACCGACCACACGGGCTACCCCGTGTGGACATCCCAGGTGGAGCCGGGCTCCACCCATGACATCGAGGCCGCCAGAGCCCATGTGCTGCCGGCCCTGTACCCGGTAGCCGCCCAGGGCATGGCGACGCTGGCGGACAAGGGCTACGTAGGCGCAGGCATCGGTATCAAGACGCCCATCAAGGGCTCCAAGCCCGACACCGGGGCGCGCTCCTACAACCAGGTCCAAGCCAGCCTGCGAGCCCCCGCCGAGCGAGCCAACGCCCTCCTAAAGGGCTTCAAAGCCCTCAAACGAGTCACCCTCGACCCAGCCACCATCACCAACATCACCGCCACCGCCCTAGTCATACTCAACCTGAACAACAACCTCCCCTGA
- the cas1e gene encoding type I-E CRISPR-associated endonuclease Cas1e, translated as MARMLPVPVTALPRVQDRMTFLYVEQCVVHREDGALTARNDQGTVRVPAASLIAVLLGPGTSVSHQAMCLLGECGTTAVWVGERGVRYYAHGRSLATSTRLLEEQAARVSSPQKRLRVAREMYSMRFHGEDVSGLTMQQLRGREGARVREIYRENSRRTGVPWTRRDYRPDDFEASDPINQALSAAHAALYGVVHGVIVSLGCSPGLGFVHTGHERSFVYDVADLYKAETTIPMAFDVVAEGMEDLTGTTRRRVRDKVFDLRVIERAVKDICNLLGAEAEDDLSVNVVSLWDYQRRLVAGGANYSEEDAGGW; from the coding sequence ATGGCCCGGATGCTGCCGGTTCCCGTGACTGCGCTCCCCCGCGTGCAGGATCGCATGACATTCCTCTATGTGGAGCAATGCGTGGTGCACCGCGAGGACGGAGCGCTTACAGCACGCAATGACCAGGGCACTGTCCGAGTCCCGGCAGCCTCGCTGATCGCGGTGCTTCTGGGTCCCGGCACCTCGGTGAGCCATCAGGCCATGTGTCTGCTGGGCGAGTGCGGGACGACTGCCGTCTGGGTCGGTGAACGGGGCGTGCGCTACTACGCGCATGGACGCTCGTTGGCCACCTCGACCCGCTTGCTGGAGGAGCAGGCGGCCAGAGTCTCCTCGCCGCAGAAGCGTCTGCGGGTGGCCCGGGAGATGTACTCCATGCGTTTCCATGGTGAGGACGTCAGTGGCCTCACCATGCAGCAGCTGCGCGGAAGGGAGGGTGCCCGTGTGCGCGAAATCTATCGGGAGAACTCCCGCAGGACCGGCGTTCCGTGGACTCGCCGCGACTACCGGCCCGATGACTTCGAGGCGTCAGATCCGATCAACCAGGCGCTGTCCGCCGCCCATGCTGCCCTTTACGGAGTAGTGCACGGCGTCATTGTCTCGCTGGGTTGTTCGCCGGGCCTGGGCTTCGTGCATACCGGGCACGAGCGTTCCTTCGTGTACGACGTCGCTGACCTTTATAAGGCGGAGACTACGATCCCCATGGCCTTCGACGTCGTGGCCGAGGGCATGGAGGACTTGACCGGCACTACCAGGCGTCGAGTGCGCGACAAGGTGTTCGACTTGCGCGTCATTGAACGCGCCGTCAAGGACATCTGCAACTTGCTGGGCGCCGAGGCGGAGGATGATCTGAGCGTCAACGTGGTTTCCCTGTGGGATTACCAACGCCGTCTAGTTGCCGGTGGCGCGAACTACTCGGAAGAGGATGCGGGCGGATGGTAG
- the cas7e gene encoding type I-E CRISPR-associated protein Cas7/Cse4/CasC gives MSTYVDLHIIQSLPPSCVNRDDSGSPKSAVYGGVRRLRVSSQSWKRATRLYFNELLDASDVGVRTKRVVEVLANKIVAEAPDLTESAPALAEDVFKAAKIKLSAPRGKKDAPQESGYLLFLSTSQIARLSDLAITSTRNGDKLDAKAVKKIFKEAHAVDVSLFGRMVADDTDLNVDAACQVAHAISTHAAENEYDFFTAVDDAKSRSEEEDAGAGMMGTVEFSSATMYRYATVNFDLLAENLGNSEAALRALEVFVKGFCLSMPTGKQNTFANRTVPEAIAVSVRDDQPVSLVGAFEQPVRTDETRGYLGRSIEALAEHARAVESTYGLRPVASFVVSLKDSDAVASLGERVSFADLPGRLRETVAARVTDEEQS, from the coding sequence ATGAGCACTTACGTCGACCTCCACATCATCCAGAGCCTGCCGCCGTCCTGCGTCAACCGCGACGACTCCGGCTCTCCGAAGTCCGCCGTCTACGGCGGCGTGAGACGGCTTCGCGTCTCCAGCCAGTCCTGGAAACGGGCCACGCGCCTGTACTTCAACGAGCTCCTGGACGCATCCGACGTCGGTGTCCGCACTAAGCGCGTCGTGGAAGTGCTGGCAAACAAGATCGTGGCTGAGGCGCCCGACCTCACCGAGTCCGCCCCCGCACTGGCTGAGGACGTTTTCAAGGCAGCCAAGATCAAGCTCTCGGCGCCCCGAGGCAAGAAGGATGCTCCGCAGGAATCCGGTTACCTGCTGTTCCTCTCTACTAGCCAGATCGCTCGGCTCTCGGACCTTGCCATCACGTCCACACGCAATGGAGACAAGCTTGATGCCAAGGCGGTCAAGAAGATCTTCAAGGAAGCGCACGCCGTGGACGTGTCGCTGTTCGGCCGCATGGTCGCCGACGATACGGATCTAAACGTAGACGCCGCCTGCCAGGTCGCGCACGCGATCTCCACCCACGCCGCCGAGAACGAGTACGACTTCTTCACTGCTGTCGACGACGCGAAGTCCCGTTCCGAGGAGGAGGACGCCGGCGCCGGAATGATGGGCACGGTCGAGTTCTCCTCGGCAACGATGTACCGTTATGCCACCGTCAATTTCGACCTGCTCGCCGAGAACCTGGGCAACAGCGAAGCCGCCCTACGCGCCCTTGAGGTCTTCGTCAAGGGATTCTGCCTATCCATGCCCACCGGGAAGCAGAACACCTTCGCTAACCGGACCGTACCCGAGGCGATCGCCGTCTCCGTGCGGGATGACCAGCCGGTCTCACTGGTGGGAGCCTTCGAGCAGCCGGTTCGTACCGACGAGACCCGCGGCTACCTCGGCCGCTCTATCGAGGCACTTGCGGAGCACGCGCGCGCAGTGGAAAGCACCTACGGCCTACGGCCTGTCGCAAGCTTCGTCGTCTCCCTGAAGGACTCAGACGCCGTTGCGTCCTTGGGCGAGAGGGTCTCCTTCGCGGACCTTCCCGGCCGTCTGCGGGAGACCGTGGCGGCACGCGTCACCGACGAGGAGCAGTCCTGA
- the cas5e gene encoding type I-E CRISPR-associated protein Cas5/CasD — translation MAVLLLRLAGPMQAWGVKSRFTVRATELAPTKSGVIGMLASAVGRRRTDPIEDLLRLRFGVRKDQPGTVIRDFHTARSLDGKDSMPLSERYYLTDAVFLAGIEGDEALLQGLDEAVKHPVFPLYLGRRSCPPTQPVSLGLRDASLYDALREEPWLASPWFRRRRRRSAFRAELLLDLDAVPADAHTGALRGSRDVPASFDPRRREYGFRQVERLEVPVTALMDESSSSVDAHDPMADVEEAAQCS, via the coding sequence ATGGCTGTTCTCCTGCTACGACTCGCAGGCCCGATGCAGGCGTGGGGGGTGAAGTCTCGTTTCACCGTTCGGGCAACGGAACTTGCCCCCACCAAGAGCGGTGTGATCGGCATGCTCGCCTCCGCCGTCGGCCGACGGCGGACAGATCCGATCGAGGATCTACTCAGGCTCCGCTTCGGCGTCCGCAAGGACCAGCCCGGCACTGTGATCCGCGACTTTCACACCGCCCGATCGCTCGACGGCAAGGACTCCATGCCGCTTTCGGAGCGCTACTACCTTACCGACGCCGTATTCCTGGCCGGGATTGAGGGTGACGAGGCGCTCCTTCAGGGGCTTGACGAGGCGGTCAAGCACCCCGTCTTTCCCCTGTACCTGGGCAGACGCTCATGTCCGCCGACGCAGCCCGTGTCATTGGGGCTGCGCGATGCGTCGCTTTACGACGCCCTCAGGGAGGAACCTTGGTTGGCCTCACCTTGGTTCCGTCGGCGACGTCGGCGCTCGGCTTTCAGAGCCGAATTGCTGCTGGACCTGGATGCCGTGCCGGCCGATGCTCACACGGGTGCTCTCCGCGGAAGTCGTGATGTTCCGGCGTCCTTCGATCCGCGCCGTCGCGAGTACGGGTTCCGTCAAGTAGAACGGCTGGAGGTGCCGGTGACGGCACTCATGGACGAGTCGTCTTCATCAGTGGATGCCCACGATCCGATGGCCGATGTGGAGGAGGCCGCGCAGTGTTCCTGA
- the cas6e gene encoding type I-E CRISPR-associated protein Cas6/Cse3/CasE, whose translation MFLTKIDLDPSRRLARKYLGSPQVMHAVVMKAAGVDAMGGAGRVLWRADPGASTSLYLLTPSEPDCTQIVSDAGVQDSQARTLDYSPFLNQLDSGQLWAFRLAANPSRSVAQGPGKRGKRYGHVTVEQQRQWLINRTPNYGFELVPAEGYDGEAAQSVVVVRRERPIFNRQRPDAEVRDRVTINRTVYEGVLHVTDPDRLRHALVAGIGRSKAYGCGLMTLARVGRR comes from the coding sequence GTGTTCCTGACGAAGATTGACCTTGATCCGTCCCGACGCCTCGCCCGCAAGTACCTGGGCTCGCCGCAGGTAATGCACGCCGTCGTTATGAAGGCTGCGGGAGTGGATGCGATGGGCGGCGCAGGTAGGGTCCTGTGGCGGGCTGACCCCGGAGCAAGTACCTCGCTCTACTTGCTTACCCCCTCGGAGCCCGACTGCACACAGATTGTGTCCGACGCCGGCGTTCAGGATTCGCAGGCTCGAACTCTCGACTACTCGCCGTTTCTGAACCAGCTGGACTCCGGCCAGCTGTGGGCGTTCCGTCTGGCCGCCAACCCCTCGCGTTCGGTCGCGCAGGGCCCCGGCAAACGGGGAAAGCGGTACGGCCACGTGACCGTCGAGCAGCAACGTCAGTGGTTGATAAACCGCACCCCCAACTACGGATTCGAGCTTGTCCCAGCCGAGGGGTACGACGGCGAGGCAGCGCAGTCCGTCGTCGTCGTCCGCCGAGAGCGCCCGATCTTCAACCGTCAGCGGCCTGACGCCGAGGTACGCGACCGCGTCACGATCAACCGGACCGTTTATGAAGGTGTGCTGCACGTGACGGATCCGGACAGGCTCCGTCACGCGTTAGTGGCAGGGATCGGGCGTTCAAAGGCGTATGGGTGTGGGCTCATGACCCTCGCACGAGTGGGGCGGCGCTGA
- the casA gene encoding type I-E CRISPR-associated protein Cse1/CasA, whose translation MTASFNLLDEPWIRVARLDGTPAEVSLLDLFRDAESIEGIHGEIASQDMAILRLLLAICHRAMDGPKDLDAWEEYWDKPGMLGTDAAAYLERFRDRFDLRDPEQPFFQVAGIHSASGKISGLESLIVDVPNGNPFFTTRIAEGLDSITWAEAARWLVHVHAYDPSGIRSGAVGDPQVKNGKGYPIGPGWTGQIGAVAVTGKNLERTLLLNTVVCKETEGLHEVNSEFDLAPWEQDPNGPAGASALEPTGPVSCYTWQTRRVLLHGEDNSVTGLFLGNGDKATPQNRFPVEPMTAWRFSEPQTKKLKAPVYMPRKLPTDRAFWRGLSSLIAQLSPSLRVKGAGEVTRFMPPGVVDFYQGLMMYEIIPLSGLIPLHATGIEYGAKEAVVSELVDDSLVLPAKLLDPKETRLLAVVRDAMEQTEQVAGALRNLAANLDRASGGSPDTATAARERASTAFYQVIDEEFPRWLASLAEIDPTAGREQWRALLRSEAWRQQDLLASAAPNAAFAGRGEGTGRMDVSRALVFFRAALNKIIPPPESNDAPSDEAERTVA comes from the coding sequence ATGACAGCAAGCTTCAATCTTCTGGACGAGCCCTGGATCAGGGTGGCCCGACTCGACGGTACACCCGCTGAGGTCTCTCTCCTCGACCTCTTCCGCGATGCAGAAAGCATTGAGGGAATCCACGGCGAGATCGCCAGTCAGGACATGGCGATTCTGCGTCTGCTCCTGGCCATCTGCCACCGCGCCATGGACGGTCCAAAGGATCTGGACGCCTGGGAGGAGTACTGGGATAAGCCGGGCATGCTCGGGACGGACGCCGCCGCCTACCTGGAGCGCTTCCGGGACCGATTCGACCTGCGCGACCCCGAGCAGCCGTTCTTTCAAGTGGCCGGGATTCACTCGGCTTCGGGCAAGATCTCGGGCTTGGAGTCCCTGATCGTGGACGTGCCCAACGGCAATCCCTTCTTCACCACCCGCATCGCCGAGGGCCTGGATTCCATCACTTGGGCGGAGGCCGCGAGGTGGCTGGTACACGTCCACGCCTACGACCCCTCCGGTATTCGGTCCGGCGCCGTTGGCGACCCGCAGGTAAAGAATGGAAAGGGCTATCCGATTGGTCCGGGGTGGACCGGCCAGATCGGCGCCGTAGCTGTGACCGGCAAGAACCTTGAGCGCACGCTACTGCTCAACACCGTAGTCTGCAAAGAAACAGAGGGTCTGCACGAAGTCAATTCGGAGTTCGACCTCGCCCCATGGGAGCAAGATCCCAATGGCCCGGCAGGTGCGTCGGCGCTGGAACCGACCGGCCCGGTCTCCTGCTACACATGGCAGACGCGACGCGTCCTGCTGCACGGTGAGGACAACTCGGTAACCGGACTGTTTCTTGGAAACGGAGACAAGGCCACCCCACAGAACCGCTTCCCCGTTGAGCCCATGACCGCGTGGCGCTTCTCCGAGCCACAGACCAAGAAGCTCAAGGCCCCCGTCTACATGCCGCGCAAACTGCCGACGGATCGGGCCTTCTGGCGGGGCCTTTCCTCTCTGATCGCGCAACTCAGTCCCTCGCTGAGAGTTAAGGGCGCGGGAGAGGTGACCAGATTTATGCCTCCCGGCGTGGTGGACTTCTACCAGGGTCTCATGATGTATGAAATCATTCCATTGTCGGGCCTCATACCATTGCACGCCACCGGCATCGAGTATGGCGCGAAAGAAGCCGTGGTCTCCGAACTGGTTGATGACAGCCTGGTGCTGCCGGCAAAGCTGCTCGATCCCAAGGAAACGCGCCTGCTTGCCGTGGTCCGGGACGCCATGGAGCAGACCGAGCAGGTGGCCGGTGCGCTGCGCAACCTCGCCGCGAATCTAGACCGCGCCAGTGGCGGCAGCCCAGATACGGCCACGGCGGCACGTGAACGCGCCAGCACCGCCTTCTACCAGGTGATTGATGAGGAGTTCCCCCGCTGGCTCGCTTCCCTGGCGGAAATCGACCCGACGGCGGGGCGCGAGCAATGGCGGGCCCTCCTGCGGTCGGAGGCCTGGCGTCAGCAGGACTTACTCGCTTCCGCAGCACCGAACGCGGCCTTCGCCGGCCGCGGCGAGGGAACGGGACGCATGGACGTCAGCCGCGCTCTGGTCTTCTTCCGCGCCGCCCTCAACAAGATCATCCCTCCTCCTGAAAGCAATGACGCCCCCAGTGATGAAGCAGAAAGGACAGTTGCATGA